In Glycine soja cultivar W05 chromosome 10, ASM419377v2, whole genome shotgun sequence, the genomic stretch GGTCGCATTcagttcaattttatattttaataatatttttcttgttaaatttaaactaaacaaatCTGATTATAAATGAGGTGATTGGTTTGAATAATATAGCCTTTTTTACCACAAAAACGATgtattatttttacatataagaaaacaaaataagaaaggGTATTTGAGTTAATCGACTAGAATCACTTTATTATACCCCAAATGATGTCTTATTAAGCATGTAAGTAAGAGAGAAAGAGGTGATTTGGATTAATTAGTTTAGGTATTCGACTCCGACGTCCTAATGTTGATGTCCAATCAaagataatcaaattttattaagttTGTTTTGCCGATGACTAATATTTACAACAAATTTTGGTTAAAGTTTttcatttcaatcaatttttttttaattcacaagATTTGAGTATGAGATTTTATTTAAGAGAATGAATTCAATTCTATTTAAACTAATGTCATGTTACTAAgatatatcaattttatttaattttatttctttgagtTCTTCAAGTTATTTTATAGACTAATAGAGcccaaaaccaaaaataagaccCTATGGAATATCTAAGTTTTGCTTGATCTTGAATAGTAAAAAGTGTGCGTATGTTAcgatgaaaataaaatcttacaATCTAAAATTTTATGGTGAATTTCGGGCGAAAAAAATCTTACTTTTATGTAcaaattaagacaaacatatgaGTTTTGAATTGTAATTCAATCCCATGACGTCATATTAATTTGACGAAggatttgaaaatataatttaaaaaaaatacgtattactgttattttaaattcattaataacTTGATAAGTCAATGTTATTATCACAGCACTTAACGTTATTACttaataatagaattaaaacaataaattttaaacttaaaggattaaaactaaaaagtaaaactttaaaggattaaaattaaaaataccttattttataaaaaacgaaatattatttaagaaaaaatgaattgtGTTAAAGACGGTGAGTTGATGCCCGACGTAAAAAAAAGTCAAGGCCCCAACATCACAAGAcaataatgaatttaattagactaaattaaaattttgttcttttttattttttaaatctataattttgatttctctAGTTTTGAAGTGTGACATTTgatctttcaaattttatataagttaaattataattttgatattcttataattttaaatctgtgattttaattttcttatttttaaatgaagacATTTAGTCTTTCTTTATTCACAGACAACTTAATACGTCGCtaacatgtttattttatttagttaaatatatcaatattattttttatatatcattagtcaagagttattaattttttaaaattatcaaaatatataagttaaaaaatatttaatatataaatatttaaatatattaaatattttttaattcattaattttgataatttgaataaaaataaattttgactaatgaaatgtagaaaataatgttaatatagtttattaaataaaataagtgatttattatcttttctatGCATAATTTTACGTAAATAATTAgagtgaaaataatttatatattaaatgaatttgcaaaataaattatgtaaacAATTTAGatgttaatttatgaaatttaactaTAAATTGATAAACTAAAAacatgtaaaataatataaaattaaattaagaagatttgtatattaaatattgttttatttataaattttgatagtttgaaattaattaataactattGATCAatgatgcataaaaaataatattaatgtgtttaactaaaaaaaaagtaagtgtTTTAGTGATTTAATATTTCGcttataaataaaagatcatgagtttaatttttattatgatttttttccacttcatttaatcttttttcacacaaaatatcaaaattatttttttaaaataaaaaaatcaaatgtcttgttttaaaaataagaaaaacaaaatcataaatttaaaattataaagtgaCCAAAATTTAaccatttaatttttcaataatattacCATGTACCATTGATTTAGTTGATTTTAAAAGACATACCAtcgagataaaaaaaaaaacatattttcaattaattaaaacttgtatttactatttttaaagtaattattatttattataaaagtaaataatttattattaggtAATAATTCAAAAACCTTATACATTATACATGCGCTCTAATGAAATTCAAAAGaataatcatttatatatttttgcttGTTTTTAAAAAGTGATTATTTCTCAAAATTAATAAGTAATCAAACGAATACTTAGCGCAAACTTAGCTATGTTATCAACTAATTATGTATTATCAAATTGTTAAATAAGCTacctaaattattaaataagttcGATTATCTTACtactaaaccaaaaaaaatatttattttaacagtaTGTACAAGTAAATGAGTTATCTAGTTGTTTCtaattattagttttagttttatatttaatatgttcCGTGTAGGAAAGAACTTTTCaggtataaaaattgaaattacgaTAATCTAATTTTATAGTATTAGTTTCCCCCAAGCAACAGTAGACCATATTTGCTCCCTGGCCTTATTGCATACAGTCACATCAGTTAGAAACCAGTAAGCACGAATCAGTAACGTTGCTCTTGTATGCTCCATAATTCCCACTAAGACCCAAAGGAGCTTAACTTAAACAACGTAGGATTAAGGTGCCAGCATGTGTAAGGGATAATAAAACTCTTCACTCTAGCATTCAACCAAAGACCATGATCTGAACATCATGCCGTCAATTATCTCCTCAATATCAAGCCTTTAAAATGGCCTGGTTTCATGCATGCATGCCAAATGAACCATTATACCATGCATATATAATTGAGAAAACCAGACAACATTCCACATGATTCTTCTGTTTTGAAGGTTGCAACATGCTAAACTCGAGAATTGGAATAAATGGGACGTACTATATAGTacagttattatatatttaaggcTGAGGAAATACGTACCAAGCCAGTCTAGACAACTCATCCATATCTTGGAGAATATTCTGCAATGGAACAAGATTACTGCAACTTTAatttataagtaaataaaaagctTAGTCAAAGTTATTAACCATATCTCTCTCTCCCAATGAAAGCAATGTCATCTTCAATCTCGCTTCCAAGTTCCAACTTCACTTTCCAATCCTCCATTCGATCGCTATATATATAGCTATTTTAGCTCTATGGTAATACCAACATgttatttaagttaaaatttatgattttttgaaGAAAGTGATCAAAATTTAAACGGATAAATTGATGATTATTAATATCAATTGCACCATTCACTTTAGATTATCTTGATCTATAGAAGAAATAGAGTATATGTTACAACGACCATCCTAGCAAcgatacatataattaaaagtaaaagaaattgaagaaccAAGAATCAGAAAAAGACATGGATAAAGATGATCTGCACATTCAGTGATATTTATCAAGCacaaacattatatttttagtaacaACGCAACCCCTAACttgaatcaaattcaaactaaCCTGTGCAATACGATTGATTCATGCGTTTGcagcaaacaaaagaaaaagaaaattccacGTCATGGTCACTTGTTAATCCAGTTGGAAAGCTGTGTGGGGTTCACAATTCCCTTTATGTGGGTCTCCTTTCTCTTCAAAAGATTTGCCAGCACCTCGTAACTATGGTGCTCCTTCACCACACAGGGTCTCGCCTCCACGGCTGAAGCTTCTGCTGAGCTGGACCCAGCCAAGCCGGCTCGGTCCAAGTCCAGCTCAAACTTCTGACCCAACAGAGTTCCTCTGGTTAAGAACTCGTGCGCAAGATAGCCGGCTAGAAGCCGATTCGAGGATGGTGCCGGCTCGGCGGCTTTGGGCGCAGCCTGCTTGTCAACTTCGTCACGCTTGGCCTTTCTTGGATTGCCACGTGGCAGCCTCCTACGGGAATGCTGACTCATCATCGTAGGGTTGTAAAGCGTAGACTCTAGCTACTTTTGATTTTGAGGGGGTAAAATTGCGAAACCACAAATTTCTTCAGTATCCGTTTGTTGTTTGCCAAGGAATCATCATAAACCGGGTCCGCAACTAAAGGGTTGCAGcatgcaattaaaaaaataaaaatattagataatgaaagtgaaaacggtaacaaattaataataataattaaagaaaaaattgggTGAAAAGATGTGGTTAGGGGTTGGGGAAGAGAGGGAACCAGGAGGCGGCGTTGGCAGGAAGAAGGAGCGGCGGATCTGTATAAGAAGCAGGGTATCAACAGTCGCCGCCGCGTGCGGCGGAGAGAGAAAGATGATGGATATTGCTGAGACTCGGAGAAAGAAAAGAGGAATTGCGATTTGGAAGTGGGGAACGAGAGAGGGAAAAGGAATAATATTGTGTGAGGGAAAAAAAGGgtcataatatatttatcaccTCAATTGTTTTACCCATTTGTCCTTCAATCTAAAAGATATAACTCCCGGACACTAACtactgtttattttatttattaatttagtaataatagtaaaataaattgtaagTTACACTAGTAATCCACCCGTGAGAAAAAAGGTTTTATATTCACggtgaatattttaatttatcatgtacgatacatttattaatttttaaaatattttaaataataaattatgattgaatgatagtataaaattattttatattattaatacatagacattaaatattaaattcattaatatttatattttatattttatataataaaaatcagTGAGAGTTGGATTCAGCTGCTGAAGCTTTATAAGTTGTTATGTCTTCTTCTTAGTATAAGGTATTTTGAACATAATTTTGtagatcaataaaaaatagttaacttATAATTGGTGAtgtgaaaatattattaatgtattgattttttaggttaaaatataagaataattccttattttagtttttggttCTAAATTagtctcttaatttttaaaagttttaaaactaTCATCTTACTTATTTAATTCATGACAAGTTAgtctttctaaaaaaattgatcattttttatttgaacacaATTATGAATATTTTCTAGTAGATTTAAGACATCAAACTTGTTTCATTAAATTCACTTATATGAAAATCATAGAATTAAACTAATGTTTGAAGAAAAATGTAATGAAAATCACACGAAAAATGAGTCTCatgaataataagaaaaaaaatgtgacattagatttttaaattttttattgatcatGAGACTTACTTTTCATGCACTTTTCACCTTAAGTATCTAATgagacaaattttatatttttagttcaatCATTAGTTGATTTTCATAGTTTTCATTTAAATGAATCTAAGGAgacaaatttcatattttgaatcaataaaaatattcaaaatcgtgttcaaaaataaataaaaaatgattaattttttgaaaagacTAACTTGTCATGAATTAAATAAGGAaccattttaaaacttttaaaagttaGAGAATCAATTTAGAAGCAAAATATAAGTGAAAAGactatttgtatattttatccttattaataatcattaatttgttaTGGGTGATGTGAAAATATTAAAGTTTAAGAGTGTAATGAGTatcaatgaaaaaacaaaaatacttgGAGTATTTAATCAGGGCaactaggaaaaaaaatactttcttaGAAACTATAAAATGCCTTATAAAAAGATTCATCAATTCTGTCTAAATGATGTCTTATATTAAGGATTGGAGAATTAATAATAGTTGAAGTGATAGTCACCTTTGTCACTTCACCAAACATCTAGAGTTTGAATCCTGATTAGTTCTTatgtatgaaataaattatattttaagaagaATATTCACCTTGTGTGGATTTATAATTCCTGATCAAGATTAGTCATTTCATCTTGCATGAGCTATTTCCTCTTACCAACAACTtgctcagaaaaaaaaatatattaaggatgAGAGGGAGTATAAATTTGAGTTGTTTAACCCATgaattgtttctctaagatttgaatcattgttaaaaaaacttgaaaagaatATCCTCATTTAGTATTAGATTGTATGATTCGTATTTAAAACAGAATCacctataaagaaaaaaagaatttttaaatatataaattatattatgtacaatttatcatataaaaagtattatgtaaaatttacaacaaccaaatatcttggaatatatataaaaaaaattggcgcaatgtaaaatatatcttgtaatttaattatatataagtttaatttctatatattgTTAGTATTAAgtatataattaaagataaaataaaacaaatcattaGGTTTAGTGGAACTAATCTTGATTCCTTTAAATAGGTTTTAAGTTGGAATTTTGTAGGTAAAATAAAGTActtaagagaaatttttttgctaaaaataagttgatcaaattttctaataaatattaattatccacataattaataaatattttgtattaacGCCAtgctgaaaaaaataaagataaaaaagagagtAATTTAAATCAGTAATTAGAATTACGAGAACTAATTGTCAAATTCAATCAGCTGTTGTGTGTTGTAAAGTgaacttataaaagaaaaataataatatcgagaatttttaattgatacaatagcaaaaatgaaatatatttttcaaattttattttgaaatttgtaaTATAGGAACAGATATCATATCTttaaaagtaactaaaaatatattaaataatatctcttatataatcaatatatttaaaatgtacGTTAGTATGATtcatatataatactaataattgttttcttgtttactttaaaattaaatgaatttattaatttatattagtcAAGTAAGGAATGATTAGAACACTTTTTTTGGATTAAAGAAAAGTGAATTATAAGTTTGAAATTGATTTCCCTTTCTGCATTTcaaacatacatttttgttaattagtaattgttctttaataataattattttttgttatttttattccataatttatatttattgtaaatcttctgtcttttaaaataattaaaaaataaaaactttcaaATCAAATGCTTCATTTgtgtttgtattatttttactgagtatttgtatttttttttatctcacatTGTATTGAAGATTCCTCCAACTTTTTTAATTCAAACGATTTTATCACTGTGTTTTCTAGCTATGACCATTAATGTCTACCACTGCACAATGTACTTTTTTTATTGTGTCTAAAACCCTTTTGTGAGTAAGGAAGATTATTATTTGATACAGATTTAAggttaaaaaaacacatttcttATATTGTCAGGTTTTGTCGTTCATTTTAGGTTTTGaacttattttgtaaaaatgagaatgaaaattgagtttattttttCGTTTTCCCGGCCCTCCTATATGAAAATTGAATGCTCTTATATAATATATCTCCCAATTTTTATTAACCCCTTTATCGAAACAtcgttttctttattattttcttccattttttgtattatttttgtttgccatttctttaatgttttaaataaatcttgtgaagttgtttaattcaatttattgagtaaaatatatgaattattgtaaactttatatttatctttaatacctacagatgaaaaaataaatattattctgatt encodes the following:
- the LOC114370637 gene encoding uncharacterized protein LOC114370637 gives rise to the protein MMSQHSRRRLPRGNPRKAKRDEVDKQAAPKAAEPAPSSNRLLAGYLAHEFLTRGTLLGQKFELDLDRAGLAGSSSAEASAVEARPCVVKEHHSYEVLANLLKRKETHIKGIVNPTQLSNWINK